A single region of the Enterococcus mundtii genome encodes:
- a CDS encoding FAD-dependent oxidoreductase — protein MKFVIIGGVAGGMSAATRLRRLQEDAEIVVFEKGPNVSFANCGLPYYLSGEIDEREKLLIQTPESLAARFRLDVRVKHEVTAIFPETKEVEVSHGEESRKETYDALLLSPGAKPFIPEITGLSEAKNVFTVRNVPDVDAIMEKLEEQPRKVVVIGAGFIGIEVAENLKKRGLDVTIVERTPQVVPTLDEEMASFVQKELENNDVQVLTNCAVTSFEEQGNMLRLENGEMLESDLTILSVGVQPDSRLAEMAGLTLGLRGGIVVDEHYQTSDSAIFAVGDAIVVKHQITKEPALISLASPANRQGRQAADNMAGRPRLNQGSLGTAIVRAFGQTAASTGITERQAKKAGLSFQVLHASGKDHAGYYPGATDLLLKLIFHPETGEIYGAQGIGQKGIDKRIDILATAIKGHLTVFDLPELELTYAPPFGSAKDPVNMLGYIAMNVIEGLSEMIQWHELPEELAHGKQLLDVRNKEEWQNGYFPEAIHIPLSELRQRLDELDKEQEYIVSCHSGLRSYLAERILKQAGFTVKNLDGAFSLYQAVRPDELCYPQG, from the coding sequence ATGAAATTTGTGATAATTGGCGGTGTTGCTGGAGGGATGTCTGCGGCCACTCGTTTAAGACGACTGCAAGAAGATGCAGAAATCGTTGTTTTTGAAAAAGGGCCCAATGTTTCTTTTGCTAATTGTGGCCTTCCTTACTATCTTTCTGGTGAAATCGATGAAAGAGAAAAGCTCTTGATCCAAACACCTGAAAGTTTAGCTGCACGCTTTCGTCTGGACGTTCGAGTGAAGCATGAAGTCACAGCGATTTTTCCAGAAACAAAAGAAGTGGAAGTTTCTCATGGAGAGGAATCCCGCAAAGAAACGTATGATGCCCTTTTGCTTTCTCCAGGAGCTAAACCCTTTATACCTGAGATCACAGGCTTGTCTGAGGCAAAAAATGTATTTACTGTGAGAAATGTTCCAGATGTTGATGCTATCATGGAAAAATTAGAGGAACAACCTCGTAAAGTGGTAGTTATTGGCGCCGGTTTTATTGGGATCGAAGTAGCAGAAAATCTAAAAAAGCGTGGATTGGATGTAACGATCGTCGAACGGACTCCGCAAGTCGTACCGACGTTGGATGAAGAGATGGCTTCTTTTGTACAAAAAGAATTAGAAAATAATGATGTTCAAGTTTTAACAAATTGTGCTGTTACTAGTTTTGAAGAACAAGGAAACATGCTTCGTCTAGAAAATGGCGAAATGTTAGAGTCAGATTTGACGATTCTTTCGGTGGGAGTCCAACCAGATAGTCGCTTAGCTGAGATGGCAGGTTTAACGTTGGGATTACGTGGCGGTATCGTTGTGGATGAGCATTATCAAACAAGTGATTCGGCAATCTTTGCAGTAGGAGATGCGATTGTCGTGAAACATCAAATCACGAAGGAACCTGCATTGATTTCTTTAGCTTCGCCTGCGAATCGACAAGGACGACAAGCTGCTGATAACATGGCTGGGCGGCCACGCCTGAATCAAGGCAGCCTTGGAACGGCTATTGTTCGAGCATTTGGTCAGACAGCTGCCTCCACAGGTATCACTGAACGACAAGCAAAAAAAGCAGGTTTATCTTTTCAAGTCCTCCATGCTTCAGGTAAAGATCATGCTGGCTATTACCCTGGTGCAACGGACTTGTTGTTGAAATTGATCTTCCATCCGGAAACTGGGGAAATCTATGGAGCTCAAGGAATCGGTCAAAAAGGGATAGATAAACGAATCGATATTCTTGCGACAGCCATTAAAGGGCATTTGACAGTCTTCGACCTGCCAGAGTTAGAACTGACTTATGCACCGCCTTTTGGTTCAGCGAAAGATCCAGTAAATATGCTAGGCTATATTGCGATGAATGTCATCGAAGGATTGAGTGAGATGATACAGTGGCATGAATTGCCAGAAGAATTAGCACATGGGAAACAATTGCTTGATGTTCGGAATAAAGAAGAGTGGCAGAATGGTTATTTCCCAGAGGCCATTCATATTCCTTTATCTGAATTACGTCAACGATTGGACGAATTGGATAAAGAGCAAGAATATATCGTCAGTTGTCATAGTGGATTACGTAGCTACTTAGCAGAAAGAATCTTGAAACAAGCGGGATTCACTGTGAAAAATTTAGATGGCGCTTTTTCTCTGTACCAAGCCGTCAGACCAGATGAATTATGCTATCCTCAAGGGTAG
- a CDS encoding rhodanese-like domain-containing protein: MGLFQLSQSITVKDLQDKLKENIQLIDVRTPSEYRGGHIKQAENIPLHRISTYNGDKQAPVYVICQSGMRSKQATKELKNLGYQAINIRGGMNQWFGEKIGGR; this comes from the coding sequence ATGGGATTATTTCAACTTAGTCAATCAATAACAGTAAAGGATTTGCAAGATAAATTAAAAGAAAACATCCAATTGATCGATGTTAGAACACCGTCTGAATACCGAGGTGGGCATATTAAGCAAGCGGAAAATATTCCTTTACACCGTATTAGTACGTATAATGGGGATAAACAAGCACCAGTATACGTTATTTGTCAGTCAGGAATGCGTAGTAAGCAAGCGACGAAAGAATTAAAAAATCTTGGTTATCAGGCAATCAATATTCGTGGCGGGATGAATCAATGGTTTGGGGAAAAGATTGGAGGAAGATAA
- a CDS encoding metal-sensitive transcriptional regulator codes for MTIDNKTILNRLRRTEGQIRGIQKMIDEEKECMDIITQLSAVRSSIDRVMGMIVAENLKNCLEHPENSVEEQAKKMEQAINMIIKK; via the coding sequence ATGACTATTGACAACAAAACAATTCTAAATCGCTTGAGACGTACAGAAGGACAAATTCGTGGTATCCAAAAAATGATTGACGAGGAAAAAGAGTGCATGGATATCATTACACAATTAAGCGCTGTTCGTTCGAGTATTGATCGTGTCATGGGGATGATCGTTGCCGAAAATTTAAAAAACTGCTTGGAGCATCCAGAAAACAGTGTGGAGGAACAAGCAAAAAAAATGGAACAAGCCATCAATATGATCATCAAAAAATAA